A stretch of the Poseidonibacter parvus genome encodes the following:
- a CDS encoding cache domain-containing protein encodes MYKNEKQILNIIKYTPPVFVLTISIIISVFLYIDKQSTLEKEKKQIKTNFIRSNKLKIKNDTHRLHDFIVETKKDTEKFLKENIKNRVYEAHRVASSIYNENKDIKSEQEIKQMIKNALRHIRFNQNRGYYFIYSMENYECILLPLAKKLEGTSFYNFKDGKGEYLTRKIVKQVKEEQEGFLTWSYHKPDDMTKQYKKIGFNKYFEPYNWFIGTGEYFVDFEKLVKKEVLNYTQKLSSDKNNYYMILDYNGEVLANNNKMDTLSEMTTSTKKELIHIAKTGSGYLSYKNDDNTANNTIKTSYSKGLENWNWVITKIFYENDISNLFIQKEKELNKKFNKNILYIFTVAIILTSILLAVSFYISRILNIKFNKYRKDIQNHIKENTKQNHLLSQQAKMAAMGEMLGNIAHQWRQPLSLITTAASGMKLQKDYDTLDDDTFNDSIHNITNSAQYLSKTIDDFRNFFKTDKISKHSSILTVIEKTLKLTNAQLKINDINLKKELIEYEVYGVENELIQALINIINNSKDALITKDHSREISIKTYKNNNKGILEISDNGGGIDKKILDKVLEPYFTTKHQSQGTGIGLYMTDEIIKKHFKASMSIENKKYILNKDNYLGLQTKIVFNLE; translated from the coding sequence ATGTATAAAAATGAAAAACAAATATTAAATATAATTAAATATACGCCACCTGTATTTGTATTAACAATTTCTATAATTATTTCTGTTTTTTTATATATAGACAAACAATCAACACTAGAAAAAGAAAAAAAACAAATAAAAACAAATTTTATACGAAGTAATAAATTAAAAATTAAAAATGATACTCATAGATTACATGATTTTATTGTAGAAACAAAAAAAGATACAGAAAAGTTTTTAAAAGAAAATATTAAAAATAGAGTTTATGAAGCACATAGAGTTGCAAGTAGTATATATAATGAAAATAAAGATATTAAATCTGAACAAGAAATAAAACAAATGATTAAAAATGCACTTAGACATATAAGATTTAATCAAAATAGAGGTTATTATTTCATCTATTCAATGGAAAACTATGAATGTATTTTGTTACCACTTGCAAAAAAACTTGAAGGTACAAGTTTTTATAATTTTAAAGATGGCAAAGGTGAATATCTTACAAGAAAAATTGTAAAACAAGTAAAAGAAGAACAAGAAGGATTTTTAACTTGGTCTTATCATAAACCAGATGATATGACTAAGCAATATAAAAAAATAGGTTTCAATAAATATTTTGAACCATATAATTGGTTTATAGGGACAGGAGAATATTTTGTAGATTTTGAAAAGCTTGTAAAAAAAGAAGTATTAAATTATACTCAAAAACTATCATCTGATAAAAATAATTATTATATGATTTTAGATTATAATGGCGAAGTATTAGCAAATAATAATAAAATGGATACATTATCAGAAATGACTACTTCTACAAAAAAAGAACTAATCCATATTGCAAAAACAGGTAGTGGTTATCTTTCATATAAAAATGATGATAATACTGCTAACAATACAATCAAAACAAGTTATTCAAAAGGTTTAGAAAATTGGAATTGGGTAATTACTAAGATTTTTTATGAAAATGATATTAGCAATCTTTTTATTCAAAAAGAAAAAGAATTAAACAAGAAATTCAATAAAAATATTTTATATATATTTACTGTTGCTATTATTTTAACATCGATACTTCTTGCTGTATCTTTTTATATATCGAGAATTTTGAATATAAAATTTAATAAATATAGAAAAGATATTCAAAATCATATAAAAGAGAATACTAAGCAAAATCATTTATTATCACAGCAAGCTAAAATGGCTGCAATGGGAGAAATGCTTGGGAATATTGCACATCAGTGGAGACAGCCTTTATCTTTAATTACAACAGCTGCTAGTGGTATGAAGCTACAAAAAGATTATGACACTCTTGATGATGATACATTTAATGATTCAATTCATAATATTACAAATTCAGCACAATATTTATCAAAAACTATTGATGATTTTAGAAATTTTTTCAAAACAGATAAAATTAGTAAACATTCAAGTATCTTAACTGTAATTGAAAAAACTTTAAAATTAACAAATGCACAACTGAAAATCAATGATATAAATTTGAAAAAAGAGCTTATAGAATATGAAGTTTATGGTGTTGAAAATGAGTTAATTCAAGCATTAATAAATATTATAAATAATTCAAAAGACGCTCTAATAACAAAAGACCACTCAAGAGAAATATCAATAAAGACTTATAAAAACAATAATAAAGGTATTTTAGAAATAAGTGATAATGGAGGAGGTATTGACAAAAAAATACTAGATAAAGTACTTGAACCTTACTTTACAACCAAACATCAATCACAAGGTACAGGAATTGGTCTTTATATGACAGACGAAATTATTAAGAAACATTTTAAAGCTTCTATGAGTATAGAAAATAAAAAATATATTCTTAATAAAGATAACTATTTAGGACTTCAGACTAAAATTGTTTTTAATCTAGAATAG
- a CDS encoding imelysin family protein codes for MLNKTKLFAASLSVVTAIALTGCVTTTANDAMTKMETVKSKGILGSYANLALANYTDALNDAIVLEKAIDIFASNPSATNFTNAKKAWLVSRESYGQTEIFRLANGPIDAEEGWVADAYGALEGQLNAWPLDENMIDYTIDANGAKTSGNIIDTMGTFNPGGEDAQAVNVKTITEDALSALNENGGDANVSTGYHAIEFLLWGQDQDYSNFLKDSVTKGALTAGQRPLSDFTTAKNADRRLAYLKAAASKVVNDLTTVKSAWVKDVNGSNGLYQAALQGNLSDSNSSKNIESSEALKQIIAGMGVFMKSELANERIAVAVLTPSEEDEHSCFSDNTHRDILNNYLGFRNVLTSTYKGQKFGNSLLDTLDADSKTRVISLMKSIEEKINSVDNAAKTSEHFDYQIKSTSSQSKVIVKLKNEMRKLGDEMVNVAKANGIDLTSDDVTDAEETKI; via the coding sequence ATGTTAAATAAAACAAAACTTTTTGCAGCTTCTTTATCTGTAGTAACTGCAATCGCACTAACTGGTTGTGTAACAACAACTGCAAATGATGCAATGACAAAAATGGAAACTGTTAAGTCAAAAGGAATTTTAGGTTCATATGCAAATTTAGCATTAGCAAACTATACTGATGCTTTAAACGATGCAATCGTTTTAGAAAAAGCAATTGATATTTTTGCTTCAAATCCAAGTGCTACAAACTTTACTAATGCAAAAAAAGCTTGGTTAGTTTCAAGAGAATCTTACGGTCAAACTGAAATCTTTAGACTTGCAAATGGTCCAATTGATGCAGAAGAAGGTTGGGTTGCTGATGCTTATGGTGCTTTAGAAGGACAACTTAATGCTTGGCCTTTAGATGAAAATATGATTGATTATACAATTGATGCAAATGGAGCTAAAACTTCAGGAAATATTATTGATACTATGGGTACTTTTAATCCAGGTGGAGAAGATGCACAAGCTGTAAATGTTAAAACTATTACAGAAGATGCTTTATCTGCATTAAATGAAAATGGTGGAGACGCAAATGTTTCAACTGGTTACCATGCTATTGAGTTCTTATTATGGGGACAAGATCAAGATTACTCTAACTTCTTAAAAGATTCAGTAACAAAAGGTGCATTAACAGCAGGACAGCGACCATTAAGTGATTTTACTACTGCTAAAAATGCAGACAGAAGATTAGCTTATTTAAAAGCAGCTGCATCTAAAGTCGTAAATGATTTAACAACTGTTAAAAGTGCTTGGGTAAAAGATGTAAATGGTTCTAATGGTTTATATCAAGCTGCATTACAAGGTAATTTAAGTGATTCAAATTCTTCAAAAAATATTGAATCAAGTGAAGCTTTAAAACAAATTATTGCTGGTATGGGTGTATTTATGAAATCTGAATTAGCAAATGAAAGAATTGCAGTAGCAGTTTTAACTCCTAGTGAAGAAGATGAACATTCTTGTTTCTCTGATAATACACATAGAGATATTTTAAATAACTATCTTGGATTTAGAAATGTTTTAACTTCTACATATAAAGGTCAAAAATTTGGAAACTCTTTATTAGATACTCTTGATGCTGATTCAAAAACTAGAGTTATTTCTTTAATGAAATCAATTGAAGAAAAAATTAATAGTGTTGATAATGCTGCAAAAACTAGTGAGCACTTTGATTATCAAATCAAATCAACAAGTTCTCAATCAAAAGTGATTGTAAAACTTAAAAATGAAATGAGAAAATTAGGTGATGAAATGGTTAATGTTGCTAAAGCAAATGGTATTGATTTAACTAGTGATGATGTAACTGATGCTGAAGAAACAAAAATTTAA
- a CDS encoding imelysin family protein produces MKKILFTLMFLVSTIFAQETALISILKNISIPNVQNTINNADALKKDLNEQNFKKFLKSWKKVEAIYFAGEIDNDYLDSPRYIDVFHNLKEDLNEQMKRVIASKDDVNIALFKNSFKTINALEYVLFNDKEITTREKLLSIEIIKSIQSHLNDIKEVYTNYLKQKPKEEKWENAMIINTLVASTYRLKEWRIGDPSGNSSKYKDDIDNKRAEYFLSKNSFEAITSILDAHDEIMNTSNSYNFGKMAIESGAKAEVMEVQNAIKNAKIEVSKLKNDDFSNAKELYNSAKNLHNAYYLSLIEQLSVTAKILDADGD; encoded by the coding sequence ATGAAAAAAATTTTATTTACATTGATGTTCTTAGTATCAACTATTTTTGCACAAGAGACAGCATTAATTTCGATATTAAAAAATATATCAATACCAAATGTACAAAACACAATAAACAATGCTGATGCTTTAAAAAAAGATTTAAACGAGCAGAATTTCAAGAAATTTTTAAAGTCATGGAAAAAAGTAGAAGCAATATATTTTGCAGGTGAAATAGACAATGATTATTTAGATTCGCCTAGATATATTGATGTATTTCATAATCTAAAAGAAGATTTAAATGAACAAATGAAAAGAGTAATTGCTTCAAAAGATGATGTGAATATTGCATTATTTAAAAATTCATTTAAAACTATAAATGCTTTAGAGTACGTTTTATTTAATGATAAAGAAATCACAACTAGAGAAAAACTTTTAAGTATTGAAATAATTAAATCAATTCAATCTCATTTAAATGATATAAAAGAAGTTTATACAAACTATTTAAAGCAAAAACCAAAAGAAGAAAAATGGGAAAATGCAATGATTATCAATACATTAGTTGCAAGTACATATAGATTGAAAGAGTGGAGAATAGGTGATCCAAGTGGTAATTCTTCAAAATATAAAGATGATATTGATAATAAAAGAGCAGAATATTTTTTAAGTAAGAATTCATTTGAAGCTATTACTTCAATTTTAGATGCTCATGATGAAATAATGAATACTTCAAACTCTTATAATTTTGGAAAAATGGCTATAGAGTCTGGTGCAAAAGCTGAGGTTATGGAAGTACAAAATGCAATAAAAAATGCAAAAATAGAAGTATCAAAATTGAAAAATGATGATTTTTCAAATGCAAAAGAGTTATATAATAGTGCAAAGAACTTACATAATGCATATTATTTATCACTAATTGAGCAGTTATCTGTAACTGCAAAAATCCTTGATGCAGATGGTGACTAA
- a CDS encoding rhodanese-like domain-containing protein, which translates to MKTALLIVCLFIYSHAVKPYALQFTGIKVEHTYSNGTKEKYLIERVINSKCLNISVSKESFTDQNIATNIPNECKKTIISTKGVIQGLYINDKIKTYSEIEVMNFIFTKTLKNPESYVLVDSRKKSWFDFKTIPSAVNVPYEDLKYDEDFEEDFNEAYKNLGIKVNENNKLDFSNAKTAVFFCNGPWCPISSKSIKYLTSIGYPTNKMIWYRGGMASWESLSLSVTKNLK; encoded by the coding sequence ATGAAAACAGCTCTTCTAATTGTGTGTTTATTTATATACTCACATGCAGTAAAACCCTATGCTTTACAATTTACAGGTATAAAAGTTGAACATACATATTCAAATGGAACAAAAGAAAAATATCTTATTGAAAGAGTGATTAATTCTAAATGTCTTAATATTTCAGTTTCAAAAGAGAGTTTTACTGATCAAAACATAGCTACAAATATTCCAAATGAATGTAAGAAAACTATAATCAGTACAAAAGGTGTTATTCAAGGATTGTATATAAATGACAAAATAAAAACATACTCAGAAATTGAAGTGATGAATTTTATTTTTACAAAAACATTAAAAAATCCAGAATCATATGTATTAGTTGATAGTAGAAAAAAATCTTGGTTTGATTTTAAGACAATTCCAAGTGCCGTTAATGTTCCTTATGAAGATTTAAAATATGATGAAGATTTTGAAGAAGATTTTAATGAAGCATATAAAAATTTAGGAATTAAAGTAAATGAAAATAATAAATTAGATTTTTCAAATGCAAAAACAGCAGTGTTTTTCTGTAATGGTCCATGGTGCCCAATATCATCAAAAAGTATTAAATATCTTACATCAATTGGATATCCAACAAATAAAATGATTTGGTATAGAGGAGGAATGGCTTCGTGGGAAAGTTTATCTTTGAGTGTAACTAAGAATTTAAAATAA
- a CDS encoding SDR family NAD(P)-dependent oxidoreductase: MSKRVLVTGGNKGIGLAVSQAMLALDYEVIVVARDFKDFALGGLPNVTEIEYDLSNIENLEQLAKEVGNIDILINNAGFMQPKYTYDNYPNEAKEKIMNVDLHAPVELMNLLCENMKKQKNGRIVNVASIAGQIGHPDVWYGIAKAGLINATKIYGKLLGAHGVSVNCIAPSPTETDMQKDNSEQRKKEFKKTVSSGRFAQPEEVAKAIVWLATECPVYINGITLDINDCSYAR; this comes from the coding sequence ATGTCTAAAAGAGTATTAGTAACAGGTGGAAATAAAGGAATAGGTTTAGCAGTTTCACAAGCTATGTTAGCACTTGATTATGAAGTAATAGTAGTAGCTAGAGATTTCAAAGATTTTGCTTTAGGAGGTCTTCCTAATGTTACAGAAATAGAGTATGACTTATCAAATATTGAAAATTTAGAGCAATTAGCAAAAGAAGTTGGAAATATAGATATTTTGATTAATAATGCTGGTTTTATGCAACCAAAATATACTTATGATAATTATCCTAATGAGGCAAAAGAGAAAATCATGAATGTGGATTTACACGCTCCAGTTGAACTTATGAATTTATTATGCGAAAATATGAAAAAACAAAAAAATGGAAGAATTGTAAACGTTGCATCAATTGCAGGACAAATCGGACATCCTGATGTTTGGTATGGTATTGCAAAAGCAGGGCTTATAAATGCTACTAAAATATACGGAAAACTATTAGGTGCACATGGGGTTTCTGTAAATTGTATCGCTCCAAGTCCAACTGAAACTGATATGCAAAAAGATAACTCAGAGCAGAGAAAAAAAGAGTTTAAAAAGACTGTTTCATCAGGAAGATTTGCTCAACCTGAAGAAGTTGCAAAAGCAATTGTTTGGCTAGCAACTGAATGTCCTGTTTATATTAATGGAATTACTTTAGATATAAACGATTGTTCTTACGCAAGATAA
- a CDS encoding sterol desaturase family protein, with amino-acid sequence MNDLFALEYIINPNKRIFWVYIFTAIAISIIYYYYNSRGKRVILSSKLWLHPSAKLDYYYFFISYFIKVFMLIPIVISAKSIAFLVNKQLYLQFDYYENTYFSYEVVILMYTISLFIVSDFSRYWLHRFLHTIPFLWEFHKVHHSAKVLTPITFYRVHPIENLLFGLRYSLSIGLVTGVFVYFFGAMIDIYSVLGVNIIVFVFSILGSNLRHSHVPFSFGQRIEKWFISPKQHQIHHSRNFFNKNYGGTLALWDRVFGTLKLSKEVKVLKFGLRRNQMNEYKSIFDLVFKPFKLLAVKNIKNIKKGN; translated from the coding sequence TTGAATGATCTTTTTGCATTAGAATATATTATAAACCCAAATAAAAGAATATTTTGGGTTTATATCTTTACTGCAATTGCAATAAGCATAATTTATTACTATTATAATTCAAGAGGTAAAAGAGTGATTTTAAGTTCAAAACTATGGCTTCATCCTAGTGCTAAACTTGATTATTATTACTTTTTTATTTCATATTTTATAAAAGTATTTATGCTAATTCCTATTGTTATTTCTGCAAAAAGTATCGCTTTTTTAGTAAATAAACAACTATATTTACAATTTGATTATTATGAAAATACATACTTCTCATATGAAGTTGTAATTTTAATGTATACAATTTCACTTTTTATAGTAAGTGATTTTTCAAGATATTGGTTACATAGATTTTTACATACAATTCCTTTTTTATGGGAATTTCACAAAGTTCATCATAGTGCAAAAGTTTTAACACCTATTACTTTTTATAGAGTTCATCCAATTGAAAATCTTCTTTTTGGACTGCGATATTCATTAAGTATTGGTCTTGTAACTGGTGTATTTGTCTATTTCTTTGGTGCTATGATTGATATATATTCGGTTTTAGGTGTAAATATTATTGTATTTGTTTTTTCAATTTTAGGATCAAATTTAAGGCATTCCCATGTGCCTTTTTCTTTTGGACAAAGAATTGAGAAATGGTTTATTTCACCAAAGCAACACCAAATTCATCATAGTAGAAATTTTTTTAATAAAAACTATGGAGGAACATTAGCACTTTGGGACAGAGTATTTGGCACTTTAAAACTATCAAAAGAAGTAAAAGTATTAAAATTTGGTTTACGAAGAAATCAAATGAATGAGTATAAAAGTATTTTTGATTTAGTATTTAAACCATTTAAACTTTTAGCAGTAAAAAACATAAAAAATATAAAAAAAGGGAATTAA
- a CDS encoding di-heme oxidoredictase family protein: MLKPISGMNNEQYDKFILGRSFFVIPWVEAPSATTARDGLGPLFNANTCVSCHAGNGRGTLYNKKGKPSRSLVARLSIASNGSFEHKELLNKNGFIPHPVYGAQISINGIHGVDFEARVKIDFEKIKVKFPDGEIDELLKPKYELINKNYGKISEDTAITYRIAPSLHGLGLIEKISNEDILKNVDENDSNNDGISGKANMVYSPKTKKYELGKYTWKASSASVIEQSAAAASSDMGLTSMYFMNENCTSSQKECNDAPKAVHKEDITPQRLEAISFYLKNTKAYKPKQTQEFKEGLEIFESIGCVKCHANNFKTSDNLTISPYSDFLLHNMGEQLSDNRNEFNASSKEWRTSPLWGLSLHEKINKKRPRLLHDGRARDFQEAILWHGGEANSVKENYMNLPKQTRKKLLKFLGSI, from the coding sequence ATGTTAAAACCAATAAGTGGTATGAATAATGAACAGTATGATAAATTTATTTTAGGGAGAAGCTTTTTTGTAATACCTTGGGTTGAAGCACCAAGTGCTACAACTGCAAGAGATGGTTTAGGACCATTATTTAATGCAAATACATGTGTTTCATGTCATGCAGGAAATGGTAGAGGAACTTTATACAATAAAAAAGGTAAACCCTCTCGTTCATTAGTAGCAAGATTATCTATTGCTTCTAATGGTTCTTTTGAACATAAAGAACTATTAAATAAAAATGGTTTTATTCCGCATCCTGTTTACGGTGCTCAAATATCAATTAATGGTATTCATGGTGTGGATTTTGAAGCAAGAGTAAAAATAGATTTTGAAAAAATTAAAGTAAAGTTTCCTGATGGTGAAATTGATGAACTTTTAAAACCAAAATATGAACTTATAAATAAAAACTATGGAAAAATATCAGAAGATACAGCGATAACTTATCGTATTGCACCTTCTTTACATGGTTTAGGTTTAATTGAAAAAATATCAAATGAAGATATTTTAAAAAATGTTGATGAAAATGATAGCAATAATGATGGTATATCAGGTAAAGCTAATATGGTATATTCACCTAAAACAAAAAAATATGAGTTAGGTAAATATACATGGAAAGCTAGTTCAGCAAGTGTGATTGAGCAATCCGCAGCAGCAGCTTCTAGTGATATGGGATTAACAAGTATGTATTTTATGAATGAAAATTGTACTAGTTCTCAAAAAGAGTGTAATGATGCACCAAAAGCTGTACACAAAGAAGATATAACACCACAGCGATTAGAAGCAATTAGTTTTTATTTAAAAAATACAAAAGCCTATAAACCAAAACAAACACAAGAGTTTAAAGAAGGTTTAGAAATATTTGAATCAATTGGGTGTGTTAAATGTCACGCTAATAATTTTAAAACTTCTGATAACTTAACTATATCACCTTATTCGGATTTTTTACTTCATAATATGGGTGAGCAATTAAGTGATAATAGAAATGAATTTAATGCAAGTTCAAAAGAGTGGAGAACTTCTCCTTTATGGGGACTTTCATTACATGAAAAAATAAACAAAAAAAGACCTAGGTTATTACATGATGGAAGAGCTAGAGATTTCCAAGAAGCGATTCTTTGGCATGGTGGGGAAGCAAATAGTGTAAAAGAAAACTATATGAATTTACCAAAACAAACAAGAAAAAAATTACTTAAATTTTTAGGAAGTATATAA
- a CDS encoding cytochrome-c peroxidase has product MIYLKLIVLGFFALIFTGCLSDNTLSKAEILKQKQDKEILGKVLYFDKNLSKNRTQSCATCHNPEAGFVDDRNNGVNSMASLGDNNTSIGDRSAPTASYAMFSPKFHYDIKKKKYIGGQFWDGREDDLEGQAGGPPLNPDEMGMKDKKEVSLRLQENSYYVESFKSIYGDDIWENDDLVYKAMTEVIAAFERTKEFAPFDSKYDRFLKGEYNLSALEDLGKAIFFSNNNNSCATCHVLKGEDKLGETFTNYEYHNIGTPANTRLRAKNGVSTIDGGLLNNPKVTDKKEKGKYKVPTLRNVAVTAPYMHNGVFKDLRTVVEFYDKYNNKDRKINPETNKPWEDPEVKETISLEELKSKRQSDRKIEALVAFMKILTDKKYEHLLIDSK; this is encoded by the coding sequence ATGATTTATTTAAAACTTATAGTATTAGGATTTTTTGCTCTAATATTTACTGGGTGTTTAAGTGATAATACCTTATCAAAAGCAGAAATTTTAAAACAAAAACAAGATAAAGAAATTTTAGGAAAAGTTTTATATTTTGATAAAAACTTATCAAAAAATAGAACTCAGTCGTGTGCAACTTGTCATAATCCTGAAGCTGGGTTTGTTGATGATAGAAATAATGGTGTAAATTCAATGGCTTCATTAGGTGATAATAATACTTCAATAGGGGATAGAAGTGCACCAACAGCATCATATGCAATGTTTTCTCCAAAGTTTCATTATGATATTAAAAAGAAAAAGTATATTGGTGGACAGTTTTGGGATGGAAGAGAAGATGACTTAGAAGGTCAAGCTGGAGGACCACCATTGAATCCTGATGAAATGGGTATGAAAGATAAAAAAGAAGTTAGTCTTAGATTACAAGAAAACTCATATTATGTTGAAAGTTTTAAAAGTATTTATGGAGATGATATTTGGGAAAATGATGATTTGGTATATAAAGCTATGACAGAAGTAATAGCAGCTTTTGAAAGAACAAAAGAGTTTGCTCCTTTTGATTCAAAATATGATAGATTTTTAAAAGGTGAATATAATTTGTCAGCTTTAGAAGATTTAGGAAAAGCAATATTTTTCTCAAATAATAATAACTCTTGTGCAACTTGTCATGTATTAAAAGGTGAAGATAAATTAGGTGAAACATTTACTAATTATGAATATCATAATATTGGTACACCTGCAAATACAAGATTGAGAGCTAAAAATGGTGTTTCAACTATTGATGGTGGTTTATTAAATAATCCAAAAGTTACAGATAAAAAAGAAAAAGGTAAATATAAAGTTCCAACTTTAAGAAATGTAGCAGTAACTGCACCTTACATGCATAATGGTGTATTTAAAGATTTAAGAACTGTAGTAGAGTTTTATGATAAATACAATAATAAAGATAGAAAAATTAACCCTGAAACAAATAAGCCTTGGGAAGATCCAGAAGTTAAAGAAACGATTTCATTAGAAGAGTTAAAATCTAAAAGACAAAGTGATAGAAAAATAGAAGCCTTAGTTGCATTTATGAAAATTTTAACCGATAAAAAATATGAACATCTTTTAATAGATAGTAAATAA